The proteins below are encoded in one region of Aquisphaera giovannonii:
- a CDS encoding sulfatase-like hydrolase/transferase, producing the protein MKRDRLSLRGVFPARVAGFSPLAALLALAAMAAAARADGPARRPNVLFFYSDDQRADTVAALGNPHIRTPTLDSLARGGVALTRVYCNGSLKGGAVCIPSRAMLMTGRSLFRVDEEMKGQDTWPAAFAASGYDTFATGKWHNGKESLRKTFKEAEAVFFGGMGDPYALPLVDLGPGGTLVNERVSVEHSVKLFADAASRFLEAHGGKNSPPFLCYVAFNFPHDPRTAPAEYRARYRDDAMPLPANYLPEHPFDNGELSNRDEKLAPWPRTPEVVRRHLADYYASIEYLDAQVGRILRALEDSGHGADTLVVFASDHGLAIGSHGLFGKQNLYEHSMRSPVLIKGPGIPAGRKIDALAYLFDLFPTLGDLAGVPGPAGSEGLSLAPALRGEMPSRREDILTAYRQVQRAIRDDRWKLIVYPRINRSQLFDLASDPAELRDLSTDPAHAADLARMTALLRARRASAGERD; encoded by the coding sequence ATGAAGCGCGATCGCCTGAGTCTCCGCGGCGTCTTCCCCGCTCGCGTCGCGGGATTCTCCCCACTGGCCGCGTTGCTGGCCCTCGCCGCGATGGCCGCGGCCGCGAGGGCCGATGGTCCGGCCCGCCGGCCCAACGTGCTGTTCTTCTACAGCGACGACCAGCGGGCCGACACGGTCGCGGCGCTCGGGAACCCGCACATCCGGACGCCCACGCTGGACTCGCTGGCGAGGGGCGGCGTGGCGCTCACGCGCGTCTATTGCAACGGCTCGCTCAAGGGGGGCGCGGTGTGCATCCCGTCGCGGGCGATGCTCATGACCGGCCGCAGCCTCTTCCGCGTGGACGAGGAGATGAAGGGGCAGGATACCTGGCCCGCCGCGTTCGCCGCCTCCGGGTATGACACGTTTGCCACCGGCAAGTGGCACAACGGCAAGGAGTCGCTGCGCAAGACCTTCAAGGAGGCGGAGGCCGTCTTCTTCGGCGGCATGGGAGACCCCTACGCGCTGCCGCTGGTGGACCTCGGGCCCGGGGGCACCCTCGTCAACGAGCGGGTCAGCGTCGAGCACTCGGTCAAGCTCTTCGCCGACGCCGCGTCGCGGTTCCTCGAGGCCCACGGGGGCAAGAACTCGCCGCCCTTCCTCTGCTACGTCGCCTTCAACTTCCCCCACGACCCCCGCACGGCGCCGGCCGAGTACCGCGCGCGGTACCGCGACGACGCGATGCCCCTGCCCGCCAACTACCTGCCCGAGCATCCGTTCGACAACGGCGAGCTTTCCAACCGCGACGAGAAGCTCGCCCCCTGGCCGCGCACGCCGGAGGTCGTCCGCAGGCACCTGGCGGATTACTACGCGTCGATTGAGTATCTGGACGCCCAGGTCGGCCGGATCCTCCGGGCGCTCGAGGACTCCGGGCACGGCGCCGACACCCTCGTCGTCTTCGCGAGCGACCACGGCCTGGCGATCGGCAGCCACGGGCTGTTCGGCAAGCAGAACCTGTACGAGCACTCGATGCGGTCGCCCGTCCTCATCAAGGGGCCGGGCATCCCGGCCGGGCGCAAGATCGACGCCCTCGCGTACCTGTTCGACCTCTTCCCGACGCTCGGCGACCTGGCGGGCGTCCCCGGCCCCGCCGGCAGCGAGGGCCTGAGCCTCGCCCCGGCCCTCCGCGGCGAGATGCCGTCGCGTCGCGAGGATATCCTCACGGCGTATCGCCAGGTCCAGCGCGCGATCCGCGACGACCGCTGGAAGCTGATCGTCTATCCTCGGATCAACAGGTCCCAGCTCTTCGACCTGGCCTCCGACCCCGCCGAGCTCCGCGACCTGTCCACCGACCCGGCCCACGCCGCCGACCTCGCCCGCATGACCGCCCTGCTCCGCGCCCGCCGGGCCTCGGCGGGCGAGAGGGACTAA
- a CDS encoding cysteine desulfurase family protein: MIYLDHNATTPMDPEVLEAMRPHFLAGGNAESRHAAGRRARRAWEDARESVARILGADPSEVIFTSGGTEANNLAIFGLARAELGPGHVVSSPIEHPAVAEPVAHLQADGFDVDRPEVDAEGLADARRMAECFGGRTRLATLMLANNETGAIQPVQELAGLAIPRGIPVHTDAVQAVGRIPVHFHALGVSSLAASAHKFHGPVGVGLLLVKRGVRLRSWLLGGGQQQGRRPGTVAVPLAVGLAKALELWHAQAAARSARWASLRDRLESTLISALGPGRVVRNGPGDDARRLPQTLNLGFVGLDGDALLMKLDLAGIAASLGSACSSGASRPSPTLLAMRVPEDRLRSSVRFSLGAATTDADIDEAAARIIESIRTD, encoded by the coding sequence ATGATCTACCTGGACCACAACGCCACGACGCCCATGGATCCCGAGGTCCTGGAGGCGATGCGCCCGCATTTCCTCGCCGGGGGGAATGCGGAGAGCCGGCACGCGGCCGGGCGTCGGGCCCGGCGGGCGTGGGAGGACGCGAGGGAATCCGTCGCCCGCATCCTCGGGGCGGATCCCTCCGAGGTGATCTTCACGTCGGGCGGGACGGAGGCGAACAACCTGGCGATCTTCGGGCTGGCCCGCGCGGAGCTGGGGCCCGGGCACGTCGTCTCCAGCCCGATCGAGCACCCGGCCGTCGCCGAGCCCGTGGCGCACCTGCAGGCCGACGGCTTCGACGTCGATCGTCCCGAGGTGGACGCCGAGGGCCTGGCGGACGCCCGCCGCATGGCGGAGTGCTTCGGAGGCCGGACGCGGCTGGCGACCCTGATGCTGGCCAACAACGAGACCGGCGCCATCCAGCCGGTGCAGGAGCTCGCCGGCCTGGCGATCCCGCGGGGGATCCCCGTGCACACCGACGCCGTCCAGGCGGTGGGCCGCATCCCCGTGCACTTCCACGCCCTCGGCGTCTCCTCGCTGGCGGCGAGCGCCCACAAGTTCCACGGCCCGGTGGGCGTGGGCCTCCTGCTGGTGAAGCGAGGCGTGCGGCTCCGGTCCTGGCTGCTCGGCGGCGGCCAGCAGCAGGGGCGCCGGCCGGGGACCGTGGCCGTCCCCCTGGCCGTCGGCCTCGCGAAGGCCCTGGAGCTCTGGCACGCCCAGGCGGCGGCCCGTTCCGCGCGCTGGGCGTCCCTCCGGGATCGGCTCGAATCGACCCTGATCTCGGCCCTGGGCCCGGGCCGTGTGGTCCGCAACGGGCCCGGCGACGACGCCCGCCGCCTGCCGCAGACCCTCAACCTCGGCTTCGTCGGCCTCGACGGCGACGCCCTCCTGATGAAGCTGGACCTGGCCGGCATCGCCGCCTCCCTCGGCTCCGCCTGCTCCAGCGGCGCGAGCCGGCCCTCCCCGACCCTCCTCGCCATGCGCGTCCCCGAGGACCGCCTGCGCTCCTCCGTCCGCTTCAGCCTGGGCGCCGCGACCACCGACGCCGACATCGACGAGGCCGCCGCCCGGATCATTGAATCCATACGGACGGACTAA